From Cohaesibacter gelatinilyticus, the proteins below share one genomic window:
- a CDS encoding sulfite exporter TauE/SafE family protein encodes MELTLSFYLASILAILLTGISKSGFGGGLGVMAVPIMSLHVAPQFAAAVMMPILLVMDILIVWRYRQTWDWSIVFGLLPAALIGLFLGSITFQHMDVDFIRLLIGLLAIFFVLQFFASRRAGCIFGVTHRPVVWGLGLLSGFASFVAHAGGPPVKGYLLDQKLQKTWFVGTNTVFFFSLNLIKTIAYGATGTLSASSMVTSACLAPVLFVGVFLGTRLHSLVNQDVFVKIVYGFLALAAAKLLSDSVPALLP; translated from the coding sequence ATGGAACTCACACTTTCTTTTTATCTTGCTTCAATTCTGGCCATCTTGCTGACGGGTATTTCCAAAAGTGGTTTTGGCGGAGGATTGGGGGTTATGGCAGTTCCCATCATGTCGCTCCATGTTGCCCCTCAATTTGCAGCTGCTGTCATGATGCCAATCTTGTTGGTCATGGATATCCTGATTGTCTGGCGCTATCGCCAAACATGGGATTGGTCAATCGTGTTTGGTTTGTTGCCTGCGGCTCTTATCGGGTTGTTTTTGGGTAGCATCACATTCCAGCATATGGACGTGGATTTTATCAGGCTGCTTATTGGGCTTCTTGCCATATTCTTCGTTTTGCAGTTTTTTGCCTCCCGGCGTGCAGGATGCATCTTTGGTGTGACCCATCGGCCCGTGGTCTGGGGACTGGGGCTTCTGTCCGGCTTTGCAAGTTTTGTTGCCCATGCGGGTGGCCCGCCGGTCAAAGGCTATCTGCTGGATCAAAAGCTGCAAAAGACGTGGTTCGTGGGAACCAATACCGTCTTCTTTTTCTCCTTGAATCTCATCAAGACGATTGCCTATGGGGCAACGGGCACCCTCTCTGCTTCAAGTATGGTCACCAGCGCATGTCTTGCGCCCGTATTGTTTGTGGGTGTTTTCCTTGGAACGCGTCTGCATTCCTTGGTGAACCAGGATGTCTTTGTGAAAATTGTCTATGGTTTCCTTGCCTTGGCAGCCGCGAAATTGCTCTCAGACAGCGTTCCGGCCTTGCTGCCCTGA
- a CDS encoding LysR family transcriptional regulator produces the protein MLKTFALVAQDLNFTLVAEKRNTVQSAVSAQIRKLEEALGQPMLSRGRGQSMHLTPEGEAFLIYARRILALSEEAIETVRTTNSRQILRLGTTTTLAMSIVSNVLRTFARQRPDVQIQIQCDRSDSLLQRLEEGEIDVAFMMDQGRHALRSFVHSMDLEWVCSPDFALPDEGPIPLAFLTDGRDLRQYALTALDTAGQQGHITHLSPHPVGVRSLVQAGLALTVMPRLTIVEPLVPASGTFNLPKLSPIALAAYHAPREGVSCADDLLHLLETAAK, from the coding sequence ATGCTCAAGACATTTGCACTTGTGGCGCAAGATCTCAACTTCACGCTTGTTGCCGAAAAGCGCAACACCGTTCAATCGGCAGTGAGCGCCCAAATCAGGAAACTTGAAGAAGCCCTGGGCCAACCCATGCTGTCGCGCGGGCGCGGCCAGAGTATGCATCTGACCCCCGAGGGGGAAGCATTTCTGATCTATGCACGCCGTATACTTGCCTTGTCAGAGGAAGCAATTGAGACAGTCCGCACAACCAATTCACGACAAATCCTGAGACTGGGAACAACAACAACGCTGGCAATGTCCATTGTCAGCAATGTCTTGAGAACATTTGCCAGACAAAGACCCGATGTTCAAATCCAGATACAATGCGATCGCAGCGACAGCCTGCTTCAACGTCTGGAAGAGGGCGAAATAGACGTGGCTTTCATGATGGATCAGGGACGGCATGCCTTGCGATCCTTCGTACATTCCATGGATCTGGAATGGGTTTGCTCACCTGATTTTGCATTGCCTGACGAAGGCCCCATACCTCTTGCCTTTCTCACGGACGGGCGGGATCTCCGACAATATGCCCTGACCGCGTTAGATACCGCCGGACAACAAGGGCATATCACACATCTAAGCCCTCATCCGGTAGGCGTCCGATCCCTTGTTCAAGCCGGATTGGCACTGACCGTCATGCCACGCCTGACAATTGTAGAGCCTTTGGTCCCCGCATCCGGAACATTCAACCTTCCCAAACTGTCACCGATTGCTCTTGCAGCTTATCATGCCCCGCGTGAGGGAGTTTCCTGTGCAGATGACTTGCTCCATCTGCTCGAAACTGCCGCAAAATGA
- a CDS encoding chromate resistance protein ChrB domain-containing protein — MASYNEISVSTLARLIGTPDCPILLDVRIDEDFTDSPQLIPGARRYPFDKITEIADSLKDKAVVLYCQKGLKISQGAAALLRNCGVKAEILGGGQFAWRDAGLPMVDVSKLPPLDNEGRTIWVTRHRPKIDRIACPWLIRRFIDPRAQFLFVSASQVLNVADRFNATPFDIEGVFWSHRGPDCTFDTMVEEFGIKNDALARLALIVRGADTNRHDLAPEAAGLLAASLGLSRMYRDDLEQLEAGIKLYDAFYRWARDATNEGHDWPAMSRST; from the coding sequence ATGGCGTCATATAACGAAATATCCGTATCCACACTCGCCCGATTGATCGGCACGCCCGATTGCCCAATCCTGCTTGATGTTCGCATTGATGAGGACTTTACCGACAGCCCGCAATTGATCCCGGGCGCGCGCCGCTACCCCTTCGACAAGATCACCGAAATCGCAGACAGTCTCAAGGACAAGGCAGTCGTCCTGTATTGCCAGAAAGGCCTGAAGATCAGCCAGGGAGCCGCAGCACTATTGCGCAATTGTGGCGTCAAGGCCGAAATCCTTGGCGGCGGTCAGTTTGCCTGGAGAGATGCAGGCTTGCCCATGGTTGACGTCAGCAAGTTGCCGCCATTGGACAATGAGGGCCGCACAATTTGGGTCACACGCCACCGCCCAAAAATTGATCGCATCGCATGTCCCTGGCTCATTCGCCGGTTCATCGACCCAAGGGCACAATTTCTGTTTGTCTCGGCGTCTCAAGTGCTCAATGTCGCAGATCGCTTCAACGCCACCCCCTTTGATATAGAGGGTGTTTTCTGGAGCCATCGTGGCCCGGACTGCACTTTTGACACCATGGTGGAGGAATTTGGCATCAAAAATGATGCACTTGCAAGACTGGCCTTGATCGTGCGCGGGGCGGACACGAACAGACATGATCTCGCCCCCGAAGCCGCAGGCCTTCTGGCGGCGTCGCTGGGCCTGTCTCGCATGTATCGGGACGATCTTGAACAGCTCGAGGCTGGCATCAAGCTCTATGACGCATTCTATCGCTGGGCACGCGATGCGACCAATGAGGGACATGACTGGCCCGCGATGTCCAGGAGTACATGA
- the chrA gene encoding chromate efflux transporter: MILTTLTEVPGRTSPSLSEATRVWWKIGILSFGGPAAQIALMHKEIVEERSWLSEQQYLNALSFCMLLPGPEAMQLATFAGWRLHGTIGGLIAGLLFVLPGAAIIMALATIYSLFGNVPLVELLFYGIKTAVLVIVVEALLRVARKALTKRHHWAIVGLAFTGIFFFSLPYPLIVLAAGLIGWLMSTQSHEQQTVDMAHISASRTFVTCLIWLSIWLIPLVALAALGAPDLLVEVGTFFSTLAVVTFGGAYAVLAYMAQDVVVQFGWLTAGEMVDALGLAETTPGPLILVTQFVGFLAGFNQGGLLLGLAAALVCLWVTFTPCFLWIFAGAPYIEWISNQPRLKGALQAITAAVVGVILNLSIWFALHVLFSKVSLKKQGVLTLWTPELASIEWIALALFIFCSFLAFRMHWGIIRILLVASLTSAALRFVL; encoded by the coding sequence ATGATCTTGACCACCCTCACCGAAGTACCAGGACGCACAAGTCCTTCCCTGAGCGAGGCAACACGCGTCTGGTGGAAAATCGGCATTCTATCCTTTGGCGGTCCTGCTGCACAAATCGCCTTGATGCATAAAGAAATTGTCGAAGAACGCAGCTGGCTTTCAGAACAGCAATATCTGAATGCCTTGAGCTTTTGCATGTTGTTGCCCGGCCCGGAAGCCATGCAGCTCGCAACATTTGCGGGCTGGCGCTTGCACGGAACCATCGGCGGCCTGATTGCAGGGCTGCTTTTTGTCCTGCCCGGCGCGGCAATCATCATGGCATTGGCCACAATCTACAGCCTGTTTGGAAATGTACCGCTGGTCGAGCTGCTTTTTTATGGCATCAAAACTGCGGTTCTGGTCATTGTCGTGGAAGCTTTGTTACGTGTGGCAAGGAAAGCCCTGACAAAGAGACACCACTGGGCCATAGTCGGGCTGGCTTTCACCGGCATTTTCTTCTTTTCTCTGCCCTATCCGCTGATCGTTCTGGCGGCAGGCCTCATCGGCTGGCTCATGAGCACACAATCCCATGAGCAACAAACCGTCGACATGGCCCATATCTCGGCGTCCAGAACATTTGTCACATGTCTGATCTGGCTGTCGATCTGGCTCATCCCGCTTGTGGCACTGGCTGCATTGGGTGCCCCTGATCTGCTTGTTGAAGTGGGCACCTTCTTTTCGACCCTGGCGGTCGTCACCTTTGGCGGAGCCTATGCCGTTCTGGCCTATATGGCACAGGATGTTGTTGTGCAATTTGGCTGGTTGACGGCAGGGGAAATGGTCGATGCACTGGGATTGGCAGAAACCACGCCCGGCCCCTTGATCCTCGTCACACAATTTGTCGGCTTTCTTGCTGGCTTCAATCAGGGCGGACTGCTGCTTGGACTGGCCGCAGCCCTCGTCTGTCTTTGGGTGACATTCACACCATGTTTCCTATGGATATTTGCCGGTGCCCCTTACATCGAATGGATCTCGAACCAGCCCCGATTGAAAGGCGCACTTCAGGCCATCACGGCGGCGGTCGTCGGCGTCATCCTGAACTTGTCCATTTGGTTTGCCCTTCATGTTCTGTTTTCAAAGGTCAGCCTCAAAAAACAAGGGGTCCTGACCTTATGGACGCCAGAACTCGCATCCATCGAATGGATCGCCCTGGCATTGTTCATATTCTGCTCTTTTCTGGCTTTCCGGATGCATTGGGGCATCATCAGAATATTGCTTGTGGCTTCCCTGACAAGCGCAGCATTGCGCTTTGTCCTGTAA
- a CDS encoding AraC family transcriptional regulator — protein sequence MSEGRNFTAYEERLNRVMTHIYDNLSEELNLDRLAEIACMSPYHWHHVFRAMTGETLAEVVRRLRLNWAANVLLQGSDPVRSVAEQAGYTNLSSFSRAFKRTHGLSPDDFRKQGAKVTHLWEQNAMADDAYPMIVKEMDGFAAAGARHEGPYRQIGRAFKELGSVLIANSLMDEVDLLFCLYHDVPGTKPDEEMCSHVAVAIRESFPKDLEKLEYFDISSGRYAVLEHTGPYAMLKGAYEWLYGHWLPKSGFEPRDEPPLEVYINDPRQTPASELRTDIRLPLI from the coding sequence ATGTCTGAGGGTCGGAATTTTACAGCCTATGAAGAGCGGCTGAACCGTGTGATGACGCATATCTATGACAATCTGAGCGAGGAGCTAAACCTGGATCGTCTGGCCGAGATTGCCTGCATGTCTCCCTATCACTGGCATCATGTCTTTCGAGCCATGACCGGCGAAACGCTGGCCGAAGTGGTGCGTCGGTTGCGGTTGAATTGGGCGGCCAATGTCTTGTTGCAAGGATCCGACCCTGTTCGCTCTGTTGCCGAGCAGGCAGGCTATACCAATCTGTCCAGTTTTTCTCGGGCCTTCAAACGGACGCATGGCTTGTCACCCGATGATTTTCGAAAGCAGGGCGCCAAGGTCACGCACCTATGGGAGCAGAATGCAATGGCTGATGATGCTTATCCGATGATTGTGAAGGAGATGGATGGCTTTGCCGCTGCCGGCGCCCGCCATGAGGGACCTTATCGACAGATCGGACGAGCTTTCAAGGAACTGGGATCTGTGTTGATTGCCAATTCATTGATGGACGAGGTGGATCTTTTGTTCTGTCTTTATCATGATGTGCCGGGAACCAAGCCCGATGAGGAGATGTGCTCGCACGTTGCTGTGGCGATCAGGGAAAGCTTTCCCAAGGATCTGGAGAAGCTGGAATATTTCGATATTTCCAGTGGACGCTATGCCGTGCTGGAACATACAGGGCCTTATGCGATGTTGAAGGGGGCTTATGAATGGCTATACGGACATTGGTTGCCAAAGTCCGGCTTTGAGCCCAGGGACGAGCCGCCCCTGGAGGTTTATATCAATGATCCGCGACAGACCCCGGCGTCCGAGCTCAGAACCGATATCCGTCTTCCCCTCATATGA
- a CDS encoding SMP-30/gluconolactonase/LRE family protein — protein MRIEVLLDVKTTLGEGPIWDVEQQRLYFIDSVDGRIFRCTADGTEIRAWDVPGKIGSLALRSNGLGAICSLEGGFYTLDFNSGDCELFYDPEPNLPTNRLNDGKVDRKGRFFVGSMDTMEDDASGALYRVDPDFSVTKVDDGIICSNGPCFSPDDKIFYFQDTWTGEIWAYDYDIETGKLNNRRTFAKVDGSNGGAADGSTVDAEGYLWNALVYDGKLTRFTPDGDVDRIIDMPVKKVTSVNFGGPNLDVLYVTSMAKPPLPRFPEDGPQRGSLFAIYDLGITGVPEPRFGA, from the coding sequence ATGCGGATAGAAGTACTTTTAGATGTCAAAACCACACTTGGCGAAGGTCCAATTTGGGATGTTGAACAGCAACGCCTTTATTTTATTGACTCGGTGGATGGTCGCATTTTCAGATGCACGGCTGACGGCACTGAAATCCGCGCTTGGGATGTTCCCGGGAAAATTGGTTCTTTGGCTCTTCGCAGCAATGGACTAGGCGCGATTTGCAGTTTGGAAGGCGGTTTTTACACACTAGATTTCAATTCTGGTGATTGCGAATTATTTTATGACCCTGAACCCAACCTTCCCACAAATCGTTTGAATGATGGCAAGGTTGATCGCAAGGGCCGATTTTTTGTTGGGTCAATGGATACGATGGAAGACGATGCCAGCGGCGCACTTTATCGAGTGGATCCAGACTTTAGTGTCACAAAAGTGGATGATGGGATTATTTGTTCAAACGGCCCATGTTTTAGTCCCGATGACAAAATTTTCTATTTTCAAGATACCTGGACAGGTGAAATTTGGGCTTACGATTATGACATCGAAACTGGAAAACTGAATAATCGCAGGACCTTTGCAAAGGTAGACGGCTCAAATGGTGGGGCTGCAGATGGCTCAACGGTAGATGCTGAGGGATACCTCTGGAATGCATTGGTTTATGATGGCAAATTGACCCGCTTTACCCCAGATGGTGATGTTGACCGGATCATTGATATGCCTGTTAAAAAGGTAACTAGCGTGAATTTCGGCGGACCCAATTTGGATGTTTTATATGTGACTTCCATGGCAAAACCGCCATTGCCCCGCTTCCCCGAAGATGGCCCTCAAAGAGGAAGTCTTTTTGCAATATATGACTTAGGCATAACAGGTGTTCCCGAGCCAAGATTTGGCGCGTGA
- a CDS encoding 3-keto-5-aminohexanoate cleavage protein, with amino-acid sequence MSNAFDQGGKVIVTCAITGAIHTPSMTPYLPITPDEIAKEAIDATNAGASILHLHARNPETGQPDQSPEGFSQFLPRIKHSTDAVINITTGGSPYMSVEERVRPAATYQPELASLNMGSMNFGLYPLLSKYKSFKHDWEREHLEGSRDLVFRNSFKDIEYVLETCYGNGTRFEFECYDTSHLYNLAHFADRGLVKAPFFVQSVFGLLGGIGPHPDDVMHMKRTADRLFGDDYRWSVLGAGSNQFRIATQAADMGGNVRVGLEDSIWIGKGELAISNAAQVLKMRSIVEGLGFSVATPNEAREILSLKGGDQVSF; translated from the coding sequence ATGAGTAATGCTTTCGATCAAGGTGGAAAGGTTATTGTCACTTGTGCCATAACCGGAGCGATCCACACCCCCAGCATGACACCATATTTGCCGATCACTCCTGACGAAATTGCCAAGGAGGCAATTGATGCAACAAATGCTGGCGCGTCGATTTTACATCTGCATGCTCGCAACCCAGAAACGGGTCAACCGGACCAATCACCTGAAGGGTTTTCTCAATTTCTTCCCCGCATTAAACACAGCACAGATGCGGTCATTAACATCACCACCGGTGGCAGTCCATACATGTCAGTTGAGGAACGCGTGCGACCTGCCGCCACCTATCAGCCTGAGTTGGCATCATTAAATATGGGATCAATGAATTTTGGTCTGTATCCATTATTGAGCAAATACAAGAGTTTCAAACATGATTGGGAACGCGAGCATTTAGAAGGGTCTCGTGATTTGGTGTTCCGAAACTCGTTCAAGGATATCGAGTATGTGCTTGAGACTTGTTATGGCAATGGCACGCGATTTGAATTTGAGTGTTACGATACCTCACATCTCTACAATCTGGCGCATTTCGCAGATCGTGGATTGGTCAAAGCACCGTTCTTTGTGCAATCAGTATTCGGTTTACTGGGGGGCATTGGCCCGCATCCTGATGATGTGATGCATATGAAGCGCACTGCTGACCGATTGTTTGGGGATGACTATCGATGGTCTGTATTGGGTGCTGGCTCAAATCAATTTAGGATTGCGACCCAAGCAGCTGATATGGGCGGCAATGTTCGTGTTGGGCTGGAAGACAGTATTTGGATCGGAAAAGGTGAACTTGCGATTTCTAACGCGGCCCAAGTGCTCAAAATGCGCAGCATAGTAGAGGGGTTAGGATTTTCGGTTGCAACACCAAATGAGGCACGAGAAATTTTATCCCTAAAGGGTGGCGATCAGGTCTCGTTTTAA
- a CDS encoding SDR family oxidoreductase has product MTNTTNICLPGLAGKRVVVTAGAGGIGLEISRLLHSQGAKLAICDVDQGALEVAQEELGNCLARVTDVSDENAVERFFCEVEAELDGLDSLVNNAGIAGPTGGVENISVADWRRCVDICLSGQFISAHFAVPMLKAAGGGSIVSMSSSAGKHGYAFRTPYSAAKFGVIGLTESLAKELGPDNIRVNAILPGIVAGARMESVIQDRAQETGVSYDEMERDYLSKISLRRMVTMEDVAKTVAFLLSDAGNNLSGQSLAVDGNVETL; this is encoded by the coding sequence ATGACCAACACAACGAATATTTGTCTGCCCGGCTTGGCAGGGAAACGAGTGGTAGTGACCGCCGGGGCTGGCGGTATCGGCCTTGAAATATCGCGCCTGTTACATAGTCAAGGTGCCAAGCTCGCAATCTGTGATGTTGATCAAGGTGCCTTAGAAGTTGCACAAGAGGAGTTGGGGAACTGTCTTGCTCGTGTAACGGATGTGTCTGACGAAAATGCTGTCGAACGTTTCTTTTGCGAAGTTGAAGCAGAGTTGGATGGTTTGGATTCATTGGTGAACAATGCTGGAATTGCCGGTCCCACCGGTGGCGTGGAAAATATTTCCGTCGCAGATTGGCGTCGTTGTGTCGACATTTGCTTAAGTGGTCAATTTATCTCAGCCCATTTTGCAGTTCCTATGCTGAAAGCTGCGGGCGGTGGATCAATAGTGAGTATGTCATCTTCTGCTGGCAAGCACGGTTATGCATTTAGAACCCCGTACTCTGCTGCAAAATTTGGAGTGATCGGTTTGACCGAAAGTCTAGCTAAAGAGTTAGGTCCTGACAACATTCGAGTTAACGCGATTTTGCCGGGCATTGTGGCTGGGGCACGAATGGAGAGTGTGATTCAGGATCGGGCGCAAGAAACCGGCGTTAGTTATGACGAAATGGAACGTGATTATCTATCCAAGATCTCGTTGCGCCGCATGGTGACCATGGAAGACGTAGCCAAAACGGTCGCGTTTTTGTTGTCGGATGCAGGCAATAATCTATCGGGGCAGTCCTTGGCCGTCGATGGCAATGTCGAAACGCTTTGA
- a CDS encoding ABC transporter permease, whose amino-acid sequence MNQSENVNTRPSNRKSQFVLGLTRNRAVLVSFLVLIALFTLNSSISPYPLSYFDISFMASGGTTTALAAAGQTLVILSGGFDLSAGAVVSLVNAVLATQMDPANYEASVPLWTAIGIGVGMSVGAFNGFFIAYLRLQPIVVTLATMFIVQGLTLLVMDKPGGFISPSLASVFMGDAVANLLPASIVLLAIVALLWLWLKRTPFGLALYSIGSDPEAAESVGLQTRWVTFSTYVFAGGLYGLAGVFVSAQTGSGDPLVGNSLLLPTFAAVVIGGTRLGGGKGGLIGSIFGAYILMFVVNILLSLNVSAYYATIAESMVLMAAVLAGTLSSNSPLAVQLRSVRQDIIARKKGMLVSQRPFVDNRLNIAGNAELVQHDRLSFLKRNAAMLRYTLPAFICLFLVLLLTQFTLGNVFSSFRYWDALLVLSSFLAILALGQGTVILTGGLDLSVPWMIGLSGILVAGIVQGDNGALIYAIPITLMVAVFIGTMNGLGVVALGLSPIVVTLAMNGLLQGAALIYSNGTPDGFAAPALRWMMTGEFFGTTPIIPALALFVACAVLLLGRTAFGRRVYAIGNSEAAARLSGINTNKTLILVYILSAICAALVGILLTGFSGQASLGMGDDYLLPSIAVVVVGGALITGGRGHYIGMFGGALLLTSMQTLLAGTTLPFAFRPVFFGLVILAAVIALREKRSR is encoded by the coding sequence ATGAACCAAAGTGAAAATGTAAACACACGTCCATCAAATAGAAAATCCCAATTTGTTCTTGGATTGACGCGCAATCGCGCAGTTTTGGTATCATTTTTAGTTTTGATTGCGCTGTTTACCTTGAACAGTTCAATTAGCCCCTATCCGCTTTCCTATTTCGACATTTCATTCATGGCCAGTGGGGGCACAACCACTGCCTTAGCCGCGGCTGGGCAAACGCTAGTTATCTTGTCGGGTGGGTTTGATCTATCCGCCGGTGCGGTTGTCTCATTGGTCAATGCTGTGCTTGCGACTCAGATGGACCCAGCCAATTATGAGGCATCAGTGCCACTTTGGACAGCAATCGGTATTGGTGTTGGCATGTCAGTTGGCGCGTTTAATGGTTTTTTTATCGCCTATCTTCGCCTACAACCGATTGTCGTAACTTTGGCCACTATGTTCATTGTGCAGGGTTTGACTTTACTTGTGATGGACAAACCAGGAGGTTTCATTTCCCCCAGCTTAGCGTCGGTTTTCATGGGTGATGCGGTAGCCAATTTATTGCCAGCATCTATCGTACTGTTAGCAATTGTGGCTTTGCTTTGGTTGTGGTTGAAGCGAACACCATTTGGCTTGGCGCTATATTCTATTGGTAGCGATCCAGAGGCGGCTGAATCGGTTGGATTGCAAACCCGGTGGGTGACCTTTTCTACCTATGTTTTTGCAGGAGGCCTTTACGGACTGGCGGGTGTTTTTGTTAGCGCCCAAACAGGGTCAGGTGATCCATTGGTCGGTAATTCCCTACTGCTACCTACTTTTGCCGCTGTCGTTATCGGCGGTACCCGATTGGGTGGTGGTAAAGGCGGCCTCATAGGATCAATCTTTGGGGCGTACATTTTGATGTTCGTGGTCAACATCCTGTTGTCTTTAAACGTGTCTGCCTATTATGCAACCATTGCAGAAAGCATGGTGTTAATGGCGGCAGTGTTGGCGGGTACATTGTCATCAAACAGTCCTTTAGCGGTCCAATTGCGGAGCGTTAGACAAGATATTATTGCCCGTAAAAAAGGCATGTTGGTTAGCCAAAGACCCTTTGTGGACAATCGGTTGAACATTGCGGGCAATGCCGAACTTGTCCAACATGATCGTCTAAGTTTCTTAAAGCGCAATGCAGCCATGCTACGTTATACTTTACCAGCATTTATCTGCCTGTTCTTAGTGCTACTGCTAACCCAATTTACGTTGGGCAATGTCTTTAGTTCATTTAGATATTGGGACGCTCTTTTGGTGTTGTCGTCGTTTTTGGCCATTTTGGCGCTTGGCCAAGGCACGGTGATCCTAACGGGTGGATTGGACCTATCTGTTCCTTGGATGATTGGTCTATCCGGTATATTGGTCGCCGGGATTGTTCAGGGGGACAATGGCGCCTTAATATATGCAATTCCCATCACCCTTATGGTGGCGGTCTTTATCGGAACCATGAACGGATTGGGCGTTGTGGCCCTGGGATTGTCGCCAATTGTTGTAACATTGGCCATGAACGGATTGTTGCAGGGAGCAGCGTTGATTTATTCCAATGGTACGCCCGATGGTTTTGCTGCCCCGGCTTTGCGTTGGATGATGACTGGTGAATTTTTTGGAACTACACCCATTATTCCAGCATTGGCTTTATTTGTAGCGTGTGCTGTTTTGTTATTGGGTCGAACTGCATTTGGCCGCCGCGTTTACGCCATTGGAAATAGCGAAGCAGCGGCCCGTCTCTCTGGGATAAACACCAATAAAACGCTGATATTGGTCTATATCCTCTCTGCCATTTGTGCCGCGCTTGTTGGTATTTTGCTTACCGGTTTTTCCGGACAAGCCAGTTTAGGCATGGGAGATGATTATCTCTTACCCTCCATCGCGGTTGTCGTAGTAGGCGGTGCCTTGATCACCGGAGGACGTGGGCATTATATCGGCATGTTTGGCGGAGCATTGCTGCTGACTTCCATGCAAACCTTGCTCGCGGGAACCACTTTACCATTCGCATTCCGGCCCGTCTTTTTTGGCCTTGTGATCTTAGCCGCAGTCATCGCGTTGCGCGAAAAAAGGAGTCGTTAG